From one Erinaceus europaeus chromosome 4, mEriEur2.1, whole genome shotgun sequence genomic stretch:
- the LOC132538159 gene encoding potassium/sodium hyperpolarization-activated cyclic nucleotide-gated channel 2-like isoform X2: MMMMSRTQPPGEGRRGVCERVGRREGCERPGEGRGGEGSGAGRAPPAGPCKVFSPPPPPPQTRRDPARGDTPAGSRARAPAIDDSACGHGYLSVGQCRGQRSADVMDGRGRGAGGDWEQDGLGGRGGEASVQGPVDGWEGSAGAAAAWELASPTAISRPAKEAGDSGGAGFSQAGSNCQ; encoded by the coding sequence ATGATGATGATGTCACGGACGCAACCaccgggggaggggagaaggggtgtGTGCGAGCGCGTGGGGCGCAGGGAGGGCTGCGAGCggccgggggaggggaggggaggggagggaagcggAGCGGGGCGGGCGCCCCCAGCGGGACCCTGCAAGGTATTTTCTCCACCACCGCCGCCCCCGCAAACCCGCCGGGACCCAGCTCGCGGGGACACGCCGGCGGGAAGCCGGGCCCGCGCCCCGGCTATCGATGACTCGGCGTGCGGGCACGGCTACCTGAGCGTGGGGCAGTGCAGGGGGCAGAGGAGCGCCGATGTCATGGATGGGCGGGGACGGGGAGCGGGGGGAGACTGGGAACAAGACGGACTTGGGGGgcgaggaggggaagccagtgtTCAAGGCCCTGTGGATGGCTGGGAGGGGTCGGCCGGAGCTGCGGCGGCGTGGGAGCTCGCTTCGCCGACCGCCATTTCACGTCCTGCAAAGGAGGCGGGGGACAGCGGCGGAGCCGGCTTTTCACAAG